The DNA sequence GGTAATTCTTGTACTCCGGCAGTACGCCATCCAGCTCGATGGTCTTCAGGTGATTATCCAGCGCTGCCAGGCAGGCTTTGTTCAAATAGACCGTTCGTTCCTTATTGCCCTTGCCGACGATGCGCAGCGTATCCTCGCGCAACATGGAGCGCTGTATGGAGGTCAGTTCCGAGATCCGGAGGCCGCAGTTTAAAAAGAGCGTCAGGATGCAGTAATCCCGGTAATAATCCCGGTGCGCGTGATCCATGGATTGAAGCAGCAGGACCGACTCATCCAGGCTCAGGTAGATTGGATTGCGTTTGCGGATGCGCGGTGATTCCAAATCAGACGCCGGATCCTGATCAATGATTCGGGCTTTGCCGTGCAAAAACTTGAAAAATGTCTTAATGGAAGCAACCTTTCGAGCCCGGGCTGTGGCCGAGTTTTCCCGCTGCTTCTCCAGAAATGACATATAGGCATACAAATTGGGCAGAGTAATACTTTGAAGGAATCGGTCGTCGATGACCGAGAGGTCAATTTCCTCAAACTCGACTTCTTCCGGTACGATCCCTTTGTAAATCATC is a window from the Clostridiaceae bacterium HFYG-1003 genome containing:
- a CDS encoding tyrosine recombinase XerC, with the protein product MAKYSIQREKEIKLPARVNEFTAYLLTIKGKSPGTVTAYSYDLTVFLRFLMIYKGIVPEEVEFEEIDLSVIDDRFLQSITLPNLYAYMSFLEKQRENSATARARKVASIKTFFKFLHGKARIIDQDPASDLESPRIRKRNPIYLSLDESVLLLQSMDHAHRDYYRDYCILTLFLNCGLRISELTSIQRSMLREDTLRIVGKGNKERTVYLNKACLAALDNHLKTIELDGVLPEYKNYLFLSNHKRPISKRTVERLVKKHITNAGINADQYTPHKLRHTAATLMYKHGNVDLRSLQLILGHENLSTTQIYTHVDDERLRDSADANPLRDIDRWSDLTRGKK